From Borrelia sp. RT5S, the proteins below share one genomic window:
- a CDS encoding Cof-type HAD-IIB family hydrolase, with translation MNSNYQKYKMLVFDLDGTLLNNEHRITPLTLKVLSELRNDFRIIIATGRRLGEIKDVMLQLKEIDIEKGYMITANGAEVFLQNNLILRYKIEYDLVREILKLDRGEIDINLYTLTDWYSDREIRSPIMNYFISNLEVRPIITDLFSLQVDSFSKIVYFSQDFVALENFGNIIREKNFKDVHVFYSARDLLEITNADANKYNAVKNIAFLESVDIEDILAFGDNGNDYEMLKNVGKGIVMRNANEFVRINLSNNEITKFSNDEDGVAKFLIDFFNLDISFI, from the coding sequence ATGAATTCTAATTATCAAAAATATAAGATGCTAGTCTTTGATCTTGATGGGACTTTACTTAACAACGAGCACAGGATTACCCCATTGACTCTTAAAGTTCTTTCAGAACTGAGGAATGATTTTCGTATAATTATTGCTACCGGTAGGAGATTAGGTGAAATTAAGGATGTTATGTTGCAACTTAAAGAAATTGATATTGAAAAGGGGTATATGATAACGGCCAACGGTGCTGAGGTGTTTTTGCAGAATAATTTAATCTTGAGGTACAAGATAGAATATGACCTAGTAAGAGAAATTCTTAAGCTTGATAGGGGAGAGATTGATATTAATCTTTATACTTTAACCGATTGGTATTCCGATAGAGAAATTAGGAGTCCAATTATGAATTACTTTATTAGTAATTTAGAGGTAAGGCCTATTATTACTGATCTATTTTCTCTCCAAGTGGATTCTTTTTCTAAAATAGTTTACTTTTCTCAAGACTTTGTAGCTCTTGAAAATTTTGGGAATATAATAAGAGAGAAAAATTTCAAGGACGTACATGTATTTTATTCTGCGCGAGATCTTTTAGAAATTACAAACGCAGACGCTAACAAGTATAATGCCGTTAAAAATATTGCCTTCCTTGAAAGTGTCGATATTGAGGATATCTTAGCATTTGGAGATAACGGCAATGATTACGAAATGTTAAAAAACGTCGGAAAAGGTATTGTAATGAGGAATGCAAACGAATTTGTTAGAATTAATTTATCAAATAACGAGATTACAAAATTCAGCAATGATGAAGACGGAGTCGCTAAATTCTTAATTGACTTTTTTAATCTTGACATTAGTTTTATCTAG
- a CDS encoding diguanylate cyclase, with protein sequence MEGIVIDDLEENRVEVQKLLLVDDTPTNLDLLIDILQDEYEIRVAVDGFDALKQVKIDSPDLILLDVLLPDISGYEVCRRLKGDPETRDIPIIFISSRDSTDAQLEGFNVGGVDYILKPFNARIIDARIKTHLELKRLRDHFKNLARIDGLTQIPNRRFFTDKFAKSWMKALEHKERVIVGMLDIDYFKKYNDNYGHTNGDECLKLIAKSLNKIAIRYKIWVARYGGEEFILFSVNKTLEEIISIVNLIIEDIRNLEIVHEYNSVSGFVTVSIGLAEQVPCDTNFTNIIKLADDKLYEAKVSGRNQFKY encoded by the coding sequence ATGGAAGGGATAGTAATAGATGATTTGGAAGAAAATAGAGTTGAAGTTCAAAAATTACTTCTAGTAGATGATACTCCTACAAATTTAGATTTATTAATAGATATATTGCAAGATGAGTATGAAATTAGGGTTGCAGTAGATGGGTTTGATGCTTTAAAACAGGTTAAAATTGATAGCCCTGACCTTATTTTGCTTGATGTGTTGCTTCCAGATATTAGTGGTTATGAGGTTTGTAGAAGGCTTAAAGGTGATCCTGAAACAAGAGATATTCCTATAATTTTTATTAGTTCAAGAGATTCTACTGATGCTCAACTTGAAGGATTTAACGTTGGTGGGGTGGATTATATTTTAAAACCTTTTAATGCAAGGATTATTGATGCAAGGATTAAAACCCATCTTGAGCTTAAAAGACTTAGGGACCATTTTAAAAACCTTGCAAGGATTGATGGACTTACTCAAATTCCTAATAGGAGGTTCTTTACAGATAAATTTGCTAAATCTTGGATGAAGGCTTTGGAGCATAAAGAAAGGGTCATCGTGGGGATGTTGGATATTGATTATTTTAAAAAATATAATGATAACTACGGACATACCAATGGAGATGAATGTCTTAAGTTGATAGCAAAGAGCTTAAATAAAATTGCTATTAGATATAAAATATGGGTTGCTCGCTATGGGGGAGAGGAATTTATTTTATTTTCCGTTAATAAGACTTTAGAAGAGATTATCAGTATTGTTAATTTGATAATTGAAGATATTAGAAATTTGGAAATAGTTCATGAATACAACAGTGTTTCTGGTTTTGTTACAGTCTCAATCGGTCTTGCTGAGCAAGTACCTTGTGATACCAACTTCACTAACATCATTAAGCTTGCTGATGACAAATTATACGAAGCCAAGGTTTCTGGGCGAAATCAGTTTAAATATTGA
- the hpt gene encoding hypoxanthine phosphoribosyltransferase, with protein sequence MNGQISTLFSAERIGSRIKELAQDIRDYYKDENNVVFISLLKGSFIFFADITREIGLNVKIDFLQASSYGTKDHSSLKVTIKKDIDINIENCYVILFDDIVDTGLTYKKIIEHLKTKNPKEIKTCALFNKPSKRLTKLHIDYVGFEIDNHFIVGYGIDFNEKHRTLKDVSKINK encoded by the coding sequence ATGAATGGTCAAATTTCAACTTTGTTCTCAGCGGAGAGAATAGGAAGTAGAATTAAAGAGTTAGCTCAGGATATTAGAGATTATTACAAGGACGAGAATAATGTAGTTTTTATATCTCTTCTTAAAGGCTCATTTATATTTTTTGCAGATATTACAAGAGAGATTGGACTTAATGTAAAAATAGATTTTCTACAAGCTTCAAGTTATGGCACTAAAGATCACTCTTCACTAAAAGTGACAATAAAGAAAGATATTGACATTAACATAGAAAACTGCTACGTAATACTCTTTGACGACATTGTAGATACCGGATTAACCTATAAAAAAATTATTGAACATTTAAAAACAAAGAATCCTAAAGAGATTAAAACTTGTGCTCTTTTCAATAAGCCATCTAAAAGATTAACAAAATTACACATAGACTATGTGGGATTTGAGATTGATAATCATTTCATAGTTGGCTATGGTATTGATTTTAATGAAAAACACAGAACCTTAAAGGATGTATCAAAAATAAACAAATAG
- a CDS encoding adenylosuccinate synthase gives MSVYAVIGTQWGDEGKGKIIDFLSARADYVVRFNGGNNAGHTIVVNNKKFVFHLLPSGALQGSNCIIGPGVVFDPKVLIEEIEILKQNNIKTKILISDKAHIIMPYHIKIDELSEQKKGHDKIGTTKKGIGPCYADKINRTSIRAVDLLSMEIFEKKLKANLDEKNKITEKIYGEKPLNYVDILSSYKEYIAILQPIITNTEEILKEALVSEKNILIEGAQGTMLDIEHGTFPFVTSSSTLITASVGCGIPVSKIKQKIGIVKAFSSRVGEGPFVSEISVTGDKIREKGKEYGATTGRPRRIGWLDLLTIKKSAYLNELDHLALTKLDVLNDMEELKICVAYDYQGRIYEYIPTSCEILKKAKPVYKSFKGFKQDISDISCYEDLPIEAREYIEFIEREVGVQISIISLGEEREKTIFRNKEWISM, from the coding sequence ATGTCAGTTTATGCGGTCATTGGTACTCAATGGGGAGATGAAGGAAAGGGAAAGATTATAGATTTTCTCTCGGCAAGGGCAGACTACGTTGTAAGATTTAACGGAGGCAATAATGCTGGGCATACAATCGTTGTCAATAATAAAAAATTTGTTTTTCATCTGTTACCTTCTGGTGCCTTACAGGGATCAAATTGCATAATTGGTCCTGGGGTAGTATTTGATCCAAAAGTTCTGATAGAAGAGATTGAGATACTCAAACAAAACAACATTAAAACAAAAATACTAATCAGCGATAAAGCTCACATAATAATGCCCTATCACATTAAAATTGACGAGCTTAGCGAACAAAAAAAGGGTCATGACAAAATCGGAACTACTAAAAAGGGAATTGGGCCCTGTTATGCTGATAAAATAAATAGAACGAGCATAAGAGCTGTTGACCTACTTAGTATGGAAATTTTTGAAAAAAAACTAAAGGCAAATTTGGATGAAAAAAACAAAATTACAGAAAAGATATACGGCGAGAAACCTTTAAATTACGTCGATATCCTAAGTAGCTACAAGGAATATATAGCAATTCTTCAACCTATAATCACAAACACAGAGGAAATATTAAAAGAAGCTCTGGTTTCTGAAAAGAACATATTAATAGAAGGAGCACAGGGCACAATGCTTGATATTGAGCATGGAACATTTCCATTTGTAACATCAAGTAGTACATTAATCACAGCGTCCGTAGGGTGTGGCATTCCTGTTTCAAAAATAAAACAAAAAATTGGAATAGTAAAGGCTTTCTCGTCAAGAGTTGGGGAAGGTCCATTTGTGAGTGAAATTTCTGTTACTGGAGACAAAATTAGGGAAAAGGGAAAAGAATATGGGGCAACCACAGGAAGACCCAGACGGATTGGATGGCTTGACCTTTTAACTATCAAAAAATCTGCATACCTTAACGAATTAGACCATTTAGCTTTAACAAAACTAGACGTCCTAAATGATATGGAAGAGCTCAAAATTTGTGTTGCCTATGATTATCAAGGAAGAATATATGAATATATACCTACTTCCTGTGAAATATTAAAGAAGGCTAAACCTGTATATAAGAGTTTTAAGGGATTTAAGCAAGATATTAGCGATATAAGCTGTTATGAAGATTTACCAATTGAGGCTAGAGAGTACATCGAATTCATTGAAAGAGAAGTTGGAGTTCAAATCTCGATTATTTCCCTTGGGGAAGAACGAGAAAAAACCATTTTTAGGAATAAAGAATGGATAAGTATGTAA
- a CDS encoding transporter substrate-binding domain-containing protein: MYAVQTIKFKLVDQYYPLYYKDRDGNMVGMIFPLLSKWAKEHNYDISIGSINSLDKSTIEDDVIYLGLTYNSNLNEYLYFKNEIGKCVAALYYDKKEGKNKPVSFFSNNLRIGAVKNTIYEDILKFHGRIDNVFLFEDIEELLSALKDNKVDLVYGSCKSLTCVWYKSFYPYFIELFNSDYFHSVSVRLAVSKNAVSDLKILNVDLLSYMRSLSREEYKSFKELDILFTLDIGVYSDYPPLSFIDSQGRHSGILVDLWEALSREYGFRVNFVGFPKESIKKGLDDKNVSVWGGIVKGSGDVLSSKNYKETIPIYMLDFKLYFTNAKNSQRVINSQVIDFNFDNIDLDRNTDIVNNFSSVVSNSYGFVENSITTRYLLKRHGYNNILKSEDPNFSQRRSLVFATNNKRFRLFSYMLNALIEDFFFDTLLQIDNNWLDQDEIKDYQSNGYGYVGKNDFNIEEKIWLLNNKKLNLAVKNWYPIDYFDSDSYRGVNEELIDKIQRLTNLKFNILRVDKRDEIENLISLGKVDILATNLEGEYLDYVFNIKTSTGIPLYVFANKIKLFPFNFYDRCAILKFLYTEELNFKVKTQLVQVESFKEALELLYSGKVSGIISDEYTAAVNFGDLNVQDVKKLPTYMDLKFDLNVAVYNQDYILRGIVLKSLFRANVDNRLYFDDWVSNVYERSKTMGFRKFLGTSMVIGILLLTIFLISLFRMGQQANFGKKMYFSAISEKKVAKNAINAKTIFVASMSHDIRTPVNGIVAATELLDRTDLVDIQREYVQMINYSSKSLLSLIDDILCISKIDMNGMYIENNDIDLEREIESILKSFQPQSAKQNLDLVFYSKSNLENYLIGDISRLKQVLINLIGNAFKFTNDGIIVLNYENVYSTKDSKGDEIVTVEFKVSDTGRGIKQQSISEIFELFKQEDNSDARIHGGIGLGLAISKKLVSLMGGPGIGVESQVGSGTTFSFMLPFVLGNKIEGRDKESNRFELVRDKKILNLLLSKKAVKVLSQISEIFNYKENVHHSCSYGDAYEMFYKNPCYDFVFINVTSAGLPEGINFAKKIESLSSTTRIVFVVPYLTNSEMIDLEYEYIQRPYRRWDFYSGWIKNGLIADEVILNGFNALKIGDNIRILIAEDNEINQKVLKNVLVAIGVNENSIDIVDDGANAIEALSNKRYDIAFIDIRMPVCDGFSVAKAVRKFESQNNLNPCVLVAVTAHALREYKDRCFDHGMNDYIAKPIHIRAIQNVLAKYLQVEFKSDNNLEDSNDQGRYPNFPHLDIKKALKELDISYDVYRDLCRGLVDVIDSFISELDIAFSVGNLELVKSMAHSVSGALGNMRSSLFKKFREIELSQKPVHELEMLYYEIREDLLLLIKNIKTHILEAVASVVNQKKLNFKSNDEFLYLMRKLLHGIENRNPKEYREILEILKKYNLDDDKRVLFDSLLKNLRLYKFEDSSKIVQRMVGFINTEKT, encoded by the coding sequence TTGTACGCTGTCCAGACCATAAAGTTTAAGCTTGTGGATCAATATTATCCTCTTTATTATAAAGATAGAGATGGCAATATGGTTGGCATGATTTTCCCTCTTCTTTCCAAGTGGGCGAAGGAACACAATTATGATATTAGTATAGGGTCCATTAATAGTCTTGATAAGAGTACAATTGAGGACGATGTAATCTATTTGGGCTTGACTTATAACTCAAATCTTAATGAATATCTTTATTTTAAAAATGAGATTGGTAAGTGTGTTGCTGCGTTGTATTACGATAAAAAAGAGGGCAAAAACAAGCCTGTCTCCTTTTTTTCAAATAACTTGAGAATAGGAGCTGTAAAGAACACGATATATGAAGATATTTTGAAATTTCATGGGCGTATTGATAATGTTTTTTTGTTTGAAGATATTGAAGAATTGCTTTCAGCGTTAAAAGATAATAAGGTTGATTTAGTGTATGGGAGTTGTAAATCACTGACTTGTGTATGGTATAAATCCTTTTACCCATATTTTATCGAACTTTTTAATTCAGACTATTTTCATAGTGTTAGTGTAAGGCTTGCTGTTAGTAAGAATGCTGTTAGTGACTTAAAAATTTTAAATGTTGATCTTTTAAGTTATATGAGATCGCTTTCTAGGGAAGAGTATAAATCTTTTAAGGAATTGGATATTTTATTTACTCTTGATATTGGAGTATACAGTGATTACCCCCCCTTAAGTTTTATTGATTCTCAAGGGCGACATTCAGGTATTTTAGTTGATTTATGGGAGGCCCTTTCTAGGGAGTACGGATTTAGAGTAAACTTTGTAGGATTTCCAAAAGAAAGCATTAAAAAAGGCCTAGACGATAAGAATGTATCTGTTTGGGGTGGTATTGTTAAGGGAAGTGGGGATGTTTTAAGTTCTAAAAATTACAAAGAGACTATTCCAATATACATGCTTGATTTCAAGCTTTATTTTACGAATGCCAAAAATAGCCAACGGGTTATAAATTCTCAAGTTATTGATTTTAATTTTGACAATATTGATTTAGATAGAAATACGGACATAGTAAACAATTTTTCAAGTGTAGTGAGTAATTCATATGGATTTGTAGAAAATTCTATAACCACAAGATATTTATTAAAAAGGCACGGATATAACAATATATTAAAATCAGAAGATCCAAATTTCAGTCAAAGGAGGTCTTTGGTATTTGCAACTAATAATAAAAGGTTTAGGTTGTTTTCATACATGCTTAATGCATTAATAGAAGACTTTTTTTTTGATACTTTATTACAAATAGATAACAATTGGCTTGATCAGGATGAAATTAAAGATTATCAAAGTAATGGATATGGTTATGTAGGTAAGAATGATTTCAATATTGAGGAGAAGATTTGGTTACTAAACAATAAGAAATTAAATCTTGCTGTAAAGAATTGGTATCCTATTGATTATTTTGATTCTGATAGTTACAGAGGGGTAAATGAGGAGTTAATTGATAAGATACAAAGATTGACAAATTTAAAATTCAATATACTTAGAGTGGATAAAAGAGATGAGATTGAAAATTTAATTAGTTTAGGAAAGGTGGATATATTAGCTACTAATTTAGAAGGGGAGTACCTGGATTATGTGTTTAACATTAAGACAAGTACTGGAATTCCACTTTATGTTTTTGCAAATAAGATCAAATTATTTCCTTTCAATTTTTATGATCGATGTGCAATACTTAAATTCTTATATACAGAGGAATTAAATTTTAAAGTAAAAACACAGTTAGTGCAGGTGGAAAGCTTTAAGGAGGCTTTAGAACTTCTTTATAGTGGTAAAGTTAGTGGTATTATTAGTGATGAGTATACTGCTGCTGTTAACTTTGGGGATTTAAATGTACAAGATGTTAAAAAGCTACCCACTTATATGGATTTAAAGTTTGATTTAAATGTTGCAGTATATAACCAAGATTACATTTTAAGAGGAATTGTACTAAAAAGTTTATTCCGTGCAAATGTTGATAACAGATTATATTTTGATGATTGGGTTTCTAATGTTTATGAGAGATCTAAGACTATGGGATTTAGGAAATTTTTAGGGACATCAATGGTTATTGGCATACTTCTTTTGACTATTTTTTTAATTTCCTTGTTTAGAATGGGCCAGCAGGCAAATTTTGGGAAGAAGATGTATTTTTCTGCAATAAGTGAAAAAAAAGTGGCTAAGAATGCTATTAATGCTAAAACTATCTTCGTTGCAAGCATGAGTCATGACATTCGTACTCCTGTTAATGGGATAGTAGCAGCTACTGAACTCTTGGACCGTACGGATCTTGTTGATATTCAAAGAGAATACGTTCAGATGATAAATTATTCATCTAAATCACTGCTCTCTTTAATCGATGATATATTATGCATTTCTAAAATAGACATGAATGGAATGTATATTGAAAATAATGATATAGATCTGGAGCGTGAAATTGAAAGTATTTTAAAGAGTTTTCAACCACAGAGTGCTAAACAGAATCTTGATTTAGTTTTTTATTCAAAATCTAATTTAGAAAATTACTTAATAGGCGATATTTCTAGGTTGAAACAAGTGCTTATCAATTTAATAGGAAATGCTTTTAAATTCACCAATGATGGGATCATAGTTTTAAATTACGAGAATGTGTACAGCACAAAGGATAGTAAAGGAGATGAAATAGTTACTGTTGAGTTTAAGGTAAGTGATACTGGAAGAGGAATTAAGCAACAAAGTATATCTGAGATATTTGAATTATTTAAGCAAGAGGATAACTCTGATGCAAGGATACATGGAGGTATTGGCCTTGGACTTGCAATTTCAAAGAAGCTTGTTAGTTTAATGGGAGGCCCTGGTATTGGGGTTGAGAGCCAAGTAGGTTCGGGAACAACTTTTTCTTTTATGTTGCCTTTCGTTTTGGGGAACAAGATTGAGGGTAGGGATAAAGAGTCAAATAGATTCGAGTTAGTAAGAGATAAAAAGATCTTAAACCTACTTTTAAGTAAAAAGGCCGTTAAGGTACTGAGTCAAATAAGTGAGATATTTAATTATAAAGAAAACGTACATCACTCTTGCTCTTATGGTGATGCTTATGAGATGTTTTATAAAAATCCTTGTTATGATTTTGTTTTTATAAACGTAACTAGTGCTGGGCTACCGGAAGGAATTAATTTTGCTAAAAAGATAGAAAGTTTAAGCTCCACTACAAGAATAGTTTTTGTGGTTCCTTATTTAACGAATAGTGAGATGATTGATCTTGAGTATGAATACATTCAAAGGCCTTACAGAAGGTGGGATTTTTATTCTGGTTGGATTAAAAATGGCTTGATTGCAGATGAGGTAATATTAAACGGCTTTAATGCTCTTAAAATAGGAGATAATATTCGTATTTTAATAGCTGAGGATAACGAAATTAATCAGAAAGTTTTAAAAAATGTTTTAGTTGCCATAGGAGTTAATGAGAATTCTATTGATATTGTGGACGATGGAGCTAATGCCATTGAAGCTTTAAGCAATAAGAGATATGACATAGCTTTTATTGATATAAGAATGCCAGTTTGTGATGGCTTTTCAGTTGCTAAGGCGGTACGTAAATTTGAGAGTCAAAATAACTTAAATCCATGTGTTTTAGTAGCTGTGACAGCGCATGCGTTAAGAGAATACAAAGATAGATGTTTTGATCATGGAATGAATGACTATATTGCAAAGCCAATACACATCAGGGCAATTCAGAATGTTTTGGCAAAGTATTTGCAGGTTGAGTTTAAGAGTGATAATAACCTAGAGGACAGCAACGACCAGGGTAGATATCCAAATTTCCCGCATTTAGACATTAAAAAAGCTTTAAAGGAGCTTGACATTTCGTATGATGTATATAGGGACTTGTGTAGAGGACTTGTTGATGTCATTGATAGTTTTATTAGTGAATTGGATATTGCCTTTAGTGTAGGAAATTTAGAATTGGTAAAAAGTATGGCACATTCGGTTTCCGGAGCGCTTGGCAATATGCGTAGTAGCTTGTTTAAAAAATTTAGGGAGATTGAGCTAAGCCAAAAGCCTGTTCATGAATTGGAAATGCTTTACTATGAAATACGTGAAGATTTGCTTTTGCTTATTAAAAATATAAAAACGCATATTTTAGAGGCTGTTGCTAGTGTTGTAAATCAGAAAAAATTAAATTTTAAGAGTAATGATGAATTTTTGTATCTTATGCGAAAGCTTTTACATGGAATAGAAAATAGAAATCCTAAAGAATATAGGGAAATACTTGAGATTCTTAAGAAGTATAATTTAGATGACGATAAGAGGGTATTATTTGATTCTCTTCTTAAAAATTTAAGGTTATATAAGTTTGAAGATAGTTCTAAAATTGTTCAACGTATGGTGGGGTTTATTAATACAGAGAAGACATGA
- the purB gene encoding adenylosuccinate lyase, producing the protein MDKYVNPLESRYSSKEMLYIFSPEFKYTTWRRLWYNLALTQKELGVDITQAQIDKLHKHIENIDFTVVEKYEEEFKHEVMAHLYAYADSAGKDAKKILHLGATSAFLMDNTDLIQIKEALLLLKNHLKGIIKTLNNFSIKYKNLTTLAYTHLQEAQLTTLGKRSSLWLKSLIFDLKELDFILSNLCFRGVKGTVGNQSSFKELLSSNFERVKTLDISVAKRMGFDKVYKITSQTYDRKIDSSILNFLSNLAQSAHKITNDLRFMQHLKEIEEHFEEKQIGSSAMPYKRNPIHSERVASLAKFIMSLQTSGGFIVATQWLERTLDDSACKRLNIPQAFLAADAILILLNKIFNNIRVNDKIIEQHVKTEMPFILTEDILMKAAKNGGDRQALHEKLRTYSMQVRESIYLGKNEDDLIKLILKDKSFRLTSTDIDEILNSNQNTGFAPSQVEEFLQEVVTPVLEEK; encoded by the coding sequence ATGGATAAGTATGTAAACCCTTTAGAATCAAGATATTCAAGCAAAGAAATGCTTTACATTTTTTCACCAGAATTTAAGTATACAACGTGGAGAAGGCTTTGGTATAATTTGGCCCTAACACAAAAAGAATTAGGGGTAGATATTACCCAAGCACAAATAGATAAACTACATAAACATATTGAGAATATTGATTTTACTGTTGTAGAAAAATATGAAGAAGAATTTAAACATGAAGTTATGGCTCATCTTTATGCGTATGCTGATTCAGCTGGGAAGGATGCTAAAAAAATTTTACATCTTGGCGCTACAAGTGCATTCTTAATGGACAATACAGATTTAATTCAAATAAAAGAAGCATTGTTGCTTCTTAAAAATCATTTAAAAGGTATCATTAAAACTTTAAATAATTTTTCAATAAAATATAAAAATTTGACAACACTTGCCTATACACACTTACAAGAGGCCCAATTAACAACCCTTGGCAAAAGAAGCAGCTTGTGGCTTAAAAGTTTGATCTTTGATCTTAAAGAACTTGATTTTATTTTATCCAATCTGTGTTTCAGAGGAGTAAAGGGTACTGTGGGTAATCAGAGTAGCTTTAAAGAATTGCTATCATCTAACTTTGAAAGAGTAAAAACCCTAGACATAAGCGTGGCTAAAAGAATGGGATTTGATAAAGTTTACAAAATAACTAGTCAAACTTATGATCGAAAAATTGATTCATCAATTTTAAACTTTCTAAGCAACCTAGCTCAAAGTGCACATAAAATCACTAACGATCTTAGGTTCATGCAACATCTTAAAGAAATTGAAGAGCATTTTGAAGAAAAACAAATAGGCTCCTCAGCAATGCCTTATAAAAGAAACCCCATCCATAGCGAAAGGGTAGCCTCTCTTGCCAAGTTTATAATGAGTTTACAAACAAGTGGCGGGTTTATAGTTGCAACCCAATGGCTTGAACGGACGCTAGACGATTCGGCTTGCAAGAGGCTAAATATTCCCCAAGCATTCCTAGCAGCAGACGCCATCTTGATATTACTTAATAAAATATTTAACAATATTAGAGTAAATGACAAGATAATTGAACAACATGTAAAAACAGAAATGCCATTTATCTTAACAGAAGACATACTAATGAAAGCAGCCAAAAATGGCGGCGACAGGCAAGCACTGCATGAAAAACTCAGAACTTACTCCATGCAAGTGAGGGAGAGTATTTACTTAGGAAAAAATGAAGATGACCTAATTAAGCTAATTCTTAAAGATAAAAGTTTTAGACTGACGTCTACAGATATAGATGAGATCTTAAATTCAAATCAAAATACAGGGTTTGCACCTTCCCAAGTTGAAGAATTTCTTCAAGAAGTAGTAACCCCTGTTCTTGAAGAAAAATAA